From the Corticium candelabrum chromosome 2, ooCorCand1.1, whole genome shotgun sequence genome, one window contains:
- the LOC134176420 gene encoding uncharacterized protein LOC134176420 — translation MSLCLRGNHYHVLVLCNLHSELEAVRRVFENTTDSEFVDAHNVIIGLRVCHNWNKTGLAIALIAQPDVGAKACTCRLFELLKGLVSFDVAVLIGVCSTVENVQEGVEYGTVIVARSTSTEEGGKKLRNGEFLPHGDPEKIDNDVRVIIQRVIDGSGSGWLDSIPPSERRASPPYVQEMMLNDVLKNKDGVNKKDLFIRLKSEETMKEMDKRILNIILKRSM, via the exons ATGTCGTTGTGTCTTCGTGGTAATCACTACCATGTCCTCGTTTTATGCAATCTCCATTCAGAACTGGAAGCAGTGCGTCGAGTGTTTGAGAACACAACTGACAGCGAGTTTGTTGACGCTCACAATGTCATCATCGGACTTCGGGTGTGCCACAACTGGAACAAAACTGGTCTAGCAATAGCTCTCATAGCGCAGCCAGATGTAGGCGCGAAGGCGTGCACGTGCCGTCTATTCGAATTATTGAAAGGTCTCGTCAGTTTTGACGTCGCTGTGCTGATCGGCGTTTGCTCGACTGTTGAAAACGTTCAAGAAGGAGTCGAATATGGCACGGTCATAGTCGCAAGAAGTACGTCGACAGAAGAAGGAGGAAAGAAACTGCGCAACGGAGAGTTTCTGCCTCATGGAGATCCAGAGAAGATCGACAATGACGTGCGCGTTATCATCCAGCGCGTGATAGACGGATCCGGGAGTGGATGGTTGGATTCCATACCGCCGAGCGAGAGGCGTGCCAGTCCTCCGTATGTACAAGAGATGATGCTGAATGATGTCTTGAAGAACAAGGACGGCGTGAATAAGAAAGATCTGTTCATAAGACTGAAGAGTGAGGAGACAATGAAGGAAATGGATAAGAGAATATTGAACATTATTTTGAAAAG GTCTATGTAG
- the LOC134176114 gene encoding uncharacterized protein LOC134176114 isoform X1, protein MGSIGSISFMTETLDKDMEQHKRKMANKNLIGIDMEAYPFMAYCRAAFPKSMPVVIKGISDYGNAEKYEYYQTYAASTAAAFLRNLLGSKQFCYLMSCKYGWSTCLETVDEVANANEDDRTSDGTMVVASERWSPVSSHTMGTINELRSEPTVTQSNLAEKVKTLEAQVDQLQREKTAAVEKERKRADAQMRLITLALLWDRRQRVGDSQVDDSLPSWKQWYAGIPRSNSALYGRMGEIKGRLVVGHEDGKMHILTEKRDKWTKYDRKNGSIKHVLCHKDVCLLCVKKDTETHQVVIEQYQLNENKSRFLTVIPNELQLYNVSVALSENSLYVVGGRTKSGETVNTSRVCDLTSGHWSEMDDIPTKRYACSSAIINNTLFVGGGLTDCNNYSSVVECADVRDRKWRKIPSTTNRLSTLTAVGDTLVATGGLLHQSFDSDIVELYDERFTKWLPLPRMTHTRFLHSACSTENGELIVAGGWWNVKSIESIKC, encoded by the exons ATGGGGTCGATTGGTAGCATTTCGTTTATGACTGAGACTCTTGACAAAGACATGGAACAGCACAAGAGGAAGATGGCCAACAAGAATCTGATTGGGATCGACATGGAGGCATATCCCTTCATGGCTTACTGCAGAGCTGCTTTTCCTAAGTCTATGCCTGTGGTGATAAAAGGCATCTCCGACTATGGAAATGCAGAAAAATACGAATACTATCAGACATATGCTGCCTCGACAGCAGCTGCATTTCTGAGGAATCTACTAGGATCAAAAcaattttgttattt aatGTCTTGTAAATATGGATGGTCGACTTGCCTTGAGACTGTAGATG AGGTTGCAAATGCTAATGAAGATGACCGAACGTCAGATGGGACAATGGTAGTTGCAAGTGAACGTTGGAGTCCTGTTTCATCTCATACAATGGGGACAATCAACGAATTGAGATCGGAGCCAACAGTTACACAAAGTAACTTAG CAGAGAAAGTCAAAACATTGGAAGCTCAAGTGGATCAATTACAAAGAGAGAAAACAGCAGCTGTCGAGAAAGAAAGGAAACGAGCGGATGCTCAAATGCGATTGATAACTCTGGCATTACTATGGGACAGAAGACAGCGTGTTGGTGACAGCCAG GTCGATGACAGTTTGCCATCTTGGAAACAGTGGTATGCAGGCATACCTCGATCCAATAGTGCATTATACGGCAGAATGGGAGAGATCAAAGGCAGACTTGTTGTAGGACATGAAGATGGTAAGATGCATATTCTCACTGAGAAACGTGATAAATGGACCAAATATGATCGAAAGAATGGTTCCATCAAGCATGTATTGTGTCACAAAGATGTCTGCCTGTTGTGTGTGAAAAAAGATACAGAAACTCATCAAGTTGTGATCGAACAATATCAATTGAATGAAAACAAATCGCGATTCCTCACTGTTATACCAAACGAATTGCAGTTGTATAAtgtatctgttgctctttctgaaaattcactgtatgtggtgggtGGTAGGACTAAGTCAGGTGAGACAGTAAACACAtcacgtgtgtgtgaccttACCAGTGGTCATTGGTCTGAGATGGATGACATACCAACAAAACGCTATGCGTGTTCTTCGGCCATTATAAACAACACATTGTTTGTAGGGGGAGGACTCACCGATTGCAATAACTACAGTAGTGTCgttgagtgtgcagatgttcgtgACAGAAAATGGAGAAAAATCCCGTCTACAACCAACCGTCTTTCTACATTGACAGCAGTTGGCGACACACTGGTGGCGACTGGAGGACTGCTACATCAATCGTTTGATTCTGACATTGTCGAATTGTATGACGAGAGATTTACCAAATGGCTTCCTCTTCCacgcatgacacacacacggttcCTACATAGCGCATGCTCAACTGAGAATGGAGAACTCATCGTGGCAGGAGGATGGTGGAATGTAAAGTCCATAGAGAGTATAAAGTGTTAA
- the LOC134176114 gene encoding uncharacterized protein LOC134176114 isoform X2, with translation MGSIGSISFMTETLDKDMEQHKRKMANKNLIGIDMEAYPFMAYCRAAFPKSMPVVIKGISDYGNAEKYEYYQTYAASTAAAFLRNLLGSKQFCYLMSCKYGWSTCLETVDEVANANEDDRTSDGTMVVASERWSPVSSHTMGTINELRSEPTVTQSNLEKVKTLEAQVDQLQREKTAAVEKERKRADAQMRLITLALLWDRRQRVGDSQVDDSLPSWKQWYAGIPRSNSALYGRMGEIKGRLVVGHEDGKMHILTEKRDKWTKYDRKNGSIKHVLCHKDVCLLCVKKDTETHQVVIEQYQLNENKSRFLTVIPNELQLYNVSVALSENSLYVVGGRTKSGETVNTSRVCDLTSGHWSEMDDIPTKRYACSSAIINNTLFVGGGLTDCNNYSSVVECADVRDRKWRKIPSTTNRLSTLTAVGDTLVATGGLLHQSFDSDIVELYDERFTKWLPLPRMTHTRFLHSACSTENGELIVAGGWWNVKSIESIKC, from the exons ATGGGGTCGATTGGTAGCATTTCGTTTATGACTGAGACTCTTGACAAAGACATGGAACAGCACAAGAGGAAGATGGCCAACAAGAATCTGATTGGGATCGACATGGAGGCATATCCCTTCATGGCTTACTGCAGAGCTGCTTTTCCTAAGTCTATGCCTGTGGTGATAAAAGGCATCTCCGACTATGGAAATGCAGAAAAATACGAATACTATCAGACATATGCTGCCTCGACAGCAGCTGCATTTCTGAGGAATCTACTAGGATCAAAAcaattttgttattt aatGTCTTGTAAATATGGATGGTCGACTTGCCTTGAGACTGTAGATG AGGTTGCAAATGCTAATGAAGATGACCGAACGTCAGATGGGACAATGGTAGTTGCAAGTGAACGTTGGAGTCCTGTTTCATCTCATACAATGGGGACAATCAACGAATTGAGATCGGAGCCAACAGTTACACAAAGTAACTTAG AGAAAGTCAAAACATTGGAAGCTCAAGTGGATCAATTACAAAGAGAGAAAACAGCAGCTGTCGAGAAAGAAAGGAAACGAGCGGATGCTCAAATGCGATTGATAACTCTGGCATTACTATGGGACAGAAGACAGCGTGTTGGTGACAGCCAG GTCGATGACAGTTTGCCATCTTGGAAACAGTGGTATGCAGGCATACCTCGATCCAATAGTGCATTATACGGCAGAATGGGAGAGATCAAAGGCAGACTTGTTGTAGGACATGAAGATGGTAAGATGCATATTCTCACTGAGAAACGTGATAAATGGACCAAATATGATCGAAAGAATGGTTCCATCAAGCATGTATTGTGTCACAAAGATGTCTGCCTGTTGTGTGTGAAAAAAGATACAGAAACTCATCAAGTTGTGATCGAACAATATCAATTGAATGAAAACAAATCGCGATTCCTCACTGTTATACCAAACGAATTGCAGTTGTATAAtgtatctgttgctctttctgaaaattcactgtatgtggtgggtGGTAGGACTAAGTCAGGTGAGACAGTAAACACAtcacgtgtgtgtgaccttACCAGTGGTCATTGGTCTGAGATGGATGACATACCAACAAAACGCTATGCGTGTTCTTCGGCCATTATAAACAACACATTGTTTGTAGGGGGAGGACTCACCGATTGCAATAACTACAGTAGTGTCgttgagtgtgcagatgttcgtgACAGAAAATGGAGAAAAATCCCGTCTACAACCAACCGTCTTTCTACATTGACAGCAGTTGGCGACACACTGGTGGCGACTGGAGGACTGCTACATCAATCGTTTGATTCTGACATTGTCGAATTGTATGACGAGAGATTTACCAAATGGCTTCCTCTTCCacgcatgacacacacacggttcCTACATAGCGCATGCTCAACTGAGAATGGAGAACTCATCGTGGCAGGAGGATGGTGGAATGTAAAGTCCATAGAGAGTATAAAGTGTTAA